GTCCTCGGTTGCGAGCCGGAGGCTTGCCTCGGCCACCAGCAGCGAACGCCCGTCCGGGTGGACGTCGGTGAGCTTGGCGACGACCGCGGTGGCGGGTGCGTCCGAGCCGAAGCGGAGACGCAGCCGCTGTCGGCCGACGACGTCCAGCGGTTCGGCGAGCGGCTCGGAGGTGTAGAGGAGCACGTCCGGCCTGGCCTCCAGGTGGGCCTGGTTGAGCGGGCCCGCCGCGAGCCGGCCGAGCTGGAGCACCCGCCCGCCGTGCGAAGGAACCGGGTTCTCCGGGTCGTAGGTGAACGCGTCCTGTCCGAAACCCTCCTGCGGAGGTTCCGGCAGCAGCCTGCCGTCCTCCTCACCGCCCTCCGGACCCGCCAGGTACCAGGGGCTGTCCACGGCCCCGGGCGGCGGCCAGCTCTCGGCGCGGTGCCAGGCGTCGTCGCCGAAGAGGAAGTACCGGACGTCACCGCCCTCCGCCGCCCCGGCTCCTTCCCCGGACGGACGCAGATGGCGGTCGAAGAAGTCCAGGTGCAGATCGGCCAGCCGCGCGCCCTGCGCCGAGCCGTACAGTCCCGTGTTCACCTCGCCCTGCACCTGCGGCAGTTGGCCGGAGTGGACCCAGGGGCCGACGACCAGCTCGTGCCGTCCGGCCACCGGATCCTGGGCGCGCATCGCCCGGTGCAGCTCGATCGTGCCGTGGGAGAACACGTCGTACCAGCCGCCCACCGAGAACGTGGGGACACCGACCTCGGCGAGGCGGTAGTCGGCCACCGTCGCCACCTTCCCCGCGAAGATGTCCCGCAGCCGGCCGGGAAAACCCTCGAAGTCGAGGATCGCCGACAACGGCCAGCGGCGCAGCGGCACATCGGGTCTGGTGAGCAACTGCACGACCTCGGCGACGACCGCGCTGTCCACCGGATCGCCCGCCGCCGCCCTGCGCTGCACCCACTCCAGCGCCGTCAGACCGAGCCAGCTCGTGAGGTGGTCCAGCCGCAGCGAGCCGCCCAACTGCTCGGCGTCGAAAGGCGCGGAGGTGGACATCGTCGGCGCGATGGCCCGCAGGTGCGGCGGCTTCTCCATCGCGGCCAGCCACTGCACGATCGCCTGGTACGAGGTGCCCGCCATGGCCACGTTCCCGTCGCACCACGGCTGTCCGGCGGTCCACTCGACGGTGTCGTATCCGTCCGGGCCCTCCTGCGACCAGTCCAGCGGGGCCCACTCGCCCTCCGAGCCGAACCGGCCACGGGTGTCCTGCACGACCGCCGCGTACCCCCGGTCCACGCACTGCGCCGGGGTCAACGTGGCGAGGCCCAGCGGGGACTTGCCGTACGGCGTGCGGAACAGGACGGCGGGCGAGGGCGGCCCGTCGGCGGGCCGCCACACATCGGCGCGCAGCACCGTTCCGTCGCGCATCTCCACCGGCACGTCGTGCTCGACGAGAGTGGTCCTGCCCATCAGCGGTTCTCCTCAGCAGCCCGTCCGGCGCCCTCGGCGCGGGAGCGGTTCAGATGGCGGGTCATGGCGTCCCCGGCGGCCGCCCGGCTCGCCGAGGGCTCGACGCGGATCAGGGGGCCGACGCTCATCCGGGCCGGCCGGTCCAGCAGCCAGGCGACGGTGTCCGCGATGTCCTCCGCGTCCAGCACCTCCTCCTCGGGGACCCCGAGGTCGGCGGGGCGGGCCGCGAGCCGCGTGGAAACCCAGCCCGGGGCGACGGTGACCGCGCGGATGCCCCAGTCGCGGTTCTCCTCGTGGATCAGCTCGGTGAGCCGGTGCACCGCGTGCTTGCTGACGCCGTAACCGCCGCTGCCCGGCACCACCTCCGAGCCCACGCCTGAGCCGATGTTCACGACCCAGCCGCCGCCGCGCTCGCGCATCCCGGGCAGCACCTCGCGGGCCAGCAGGAACGGCACCGTGAGATTCACCCGCAGCTGCCGCTCCCAGTGCTTCTCCTCCGTCTCGTGGACGGCGGCCAGCCGGATCGCGCCCGCGCTGCACACCAGCAGCCCCACCTGCCCCAGCGCGGCGGCGGTCAGGGCGACCGCGTCGGCGGGGGCACCCGGCTCGGCCAGGTCCAGGGCGAGCGGCAGGGCGGTGCCCCCGGCCGCGCGGATCGACTCCGCGACGTCCTCCAGCTCGGCCTCACGCCGCCCGACCAGCGCCACGGCGCTCCCGCGCGCGGCCAGCCGGCGGGCGACGGCTGCTCCGATACC
This sequence is a window from Streptomyces parvus. Protein-coding genes within it:
- a CDS encoding CocE/NonD family hydrolase — its product is MGRTTLVEHDVPVEMRDGTVLRADVWRPADGPPSPAVLFRTPYGKSPLGLATLTPAQCVDRGYAAVVQDTRGRFGSEGEWAPLDWSQEGPDGYDTVEWTAGQPWCDGNVAMAGTSYQAIVQWLAAMEKPPHLRAIAPTMSTSAPFDAEQLGGSLRLDHLTSWLGLTALEWVQRRAAAGDPVDSAVVAEVVQLLTRPDVPLRRWPLSAILDFEGFPGRLRDIFAGKVATVADYRLAEVGVPTFSVGGWYDVFSHGTIELHRAMRAQDPVAGRHELVVGPWVHSGQLPQVQGEVNTGLYGSAQGARLADLHLDFFDRHLRPSGEGAGAAEGGDVRYFLFGDDAWHRAESWPPPGAVDSPWYLAGPEGGEEDGRLLPEPPQEGFGQDAFTYDPENPVPSHGGRVLQLGRLAAGPLNQAHLEARPDVLLYTSEPLAEPLDVVGRQRLRLRFGSDAPATAVVAKLTDVHPDGRSLLVAEASLRLATEDGVPPDEPYDADLLLGDTAWRFAPGHRLRVHVTSSNFPHLDRHPNVPGPVGEAEHCRPARQTVWYGGPYQSVLRLCVLPAPRAGGTA
- a CDS encoding SDR family oxidoreductase, with the protein product MSAAGGTGAPPVALVAGASSGIGAAVARRLAARGSAVALVGRREAELEDVAESIRAAGGTALPLALDLAEPGAPADAVALTAAALGQVGLLVCSAGAIRLAAVHETEEKHWERQLRVNLTVPFLLAREVLPGMRERGGGWVVNIGSGVGSEVVPGSGGYGVSKHAVHRLTELIHEENRDWGIRAVTVAPGWVSTRLAARPADLGVPEEEVLDAEDIADTVAWLLDRPARMSVGPLIRVEPSASRAAAGDAMTRHLNRSRAEGAGRAAEENR